The Streptomyces sp. NBC_01463 DNA window CACTGGGCGCAGGACTTCGCGATGCGCCCCGACGCCCCGGTCGACGACGCGTGGATGACCGACAACATCAACCGCAACTCCCGCGTCCAGATGGAGCTCATCCGGGACAAGATCGAGCAGCGTGACCGCGAGCGCCGGACGGCCTCCGTCCCGGCCAACTGACGTACCGTCCGCCGACGGTCCGGCCGCCCGGCCCCCGGCCGGGTACCGGACCGGGTCCCAGAAAGGCATCACCCGATGCACCACGCTCTGATCGTCGCCCGGATGGCGCCGGAGTCGGCGCCGGACATCGCCGAACTGTTCGCCGCCTCCGACAGCAGCGAGCTGCCGCACCTGGTCGGCGTCACCCGGCGCAAGCTCTTCCAGTTCGGCGACGTCTATCTGCATCTGATCGAGTCCGAGCGCCCGCCGGGCCCGGAGATCGCCAAGGTGACCGAGCACCCGGCGTTCAAGGACATCAGCGACCGGCTCACCGCGTTCGTCAGCCCCTACGACCCGCAGACGTGGCGGGGACCCAAGGACGCGATGGCGCAGGAGTTCTACCGGTGGGAGAGCGACACCACCGCGTGACGAGGAAGACCGCCCCGGGTCCGGCCACAAGGCCGGACCCGGGGCGGTTTCCGTACTGCCCGCAGCGGACGGGTCAGTCCGGCACCACGCACTCGAAGGCGTGCAGATACGGGTTGACCGGCCGGATCTCGCCGATCAGCAGCCCGGCGTCGGACAGCCGCTCGACCAGGCTCTGCCGGGTGTGCTTGGCACCGCCGACGTTCAGGAGCAGCAGCAGGTCCATGGCGGTGGTGAACCGCATCGAGGGCGTGTCGTCGACGAGGTTCTCGATGACGACGACCCGGGCCCCGGGACGCGCCGCGGCGACGACGCTGCGCAGCGCCCGGCGGGTGCTGTCGTCGTCCCACTCCAGGATGTTCTTGATGATGTAGAGATCGGCGGCGACGGGGATGCCCTCACGGCAGTCACCGGCCACGATGCTCGCCCGGCCTGCCAGCGAACCGCCGTCGCGCAGCCGCTCGTCGGCCCGGGCCACCACACCCGGCAGGTCCATCAGGGTGCCGCTGACCGACGGGTGCTTCTCCAGCAGGCTCGCCAGCACGTGCCCCTGGCCGCCGCCGATGTCCGCGACGGCGGACACCCCGGTGAGGTCGAGCAGAGCGGCGACGTCCAGCGCGGACTGCACGCTGGAGGTCGTCATGGCCTGGTTGAACACCTGGGCCGACTCGTGGGCGTCCTGGTGGAGGTAGTCGAAGAACTCCTTGCCGAACACGTCCTCGAAGACGTTGCCACCGGTGCGCACCGCGTCGTCCAGCCGGGGCCAGACCTCCCACGTCCAGGGCTCGGTGCACCACAGGGAGATGGCCCGCAGGCTGTTCGGGTCGTCCTCGCGCAGCAGCCGGGACATGTCGGTGTGGGCGAAGGTGCCGTCCGCGTGCTCGGTGAAGATGCCGTAGCAGGACAGGGCGCGCAGCAGCCGCTGAAGCGGCACGGGCTCGGTCTTCACCACGGCGGCCAGTTCGGCCGCGGTGGCCGGCTGGTCGCCCAGCGCGTCGGCGACGCCTAGGCGGGCCGCGGCGCGCACGGCGGCGGAGCGGGCGGCGCCGAACACGATCTCGCGCAGCCGCATCGCGGGCTGCGGGGTGGGAACGGGCTGGACGGGTGTGGTGGTGGGGGTGGTGCTCACGGTGGTCATACCGTCTCGCTTCTCCTTGTGCGGGGGGACACCGGTCAGCACATCCCGGCCGGTGCGGAGGTGGTGCAGACATTGCCGGTGAAGCGGTTGCCCGTGCCGGTGTCCTTGTTGGCCAGGTCCGCCGGCTGGTTGCCCGTCACCACGTTGCCGCTGATGGTGTTGTCCGTGTTCTTCGCTCCGACGAAGCTCTTGAACAGCACGACGCCGCCCGAGAACGGCGTGGCACCCACGTTGTCGCGGATCACGTTGGAGCGCACCTGGGTGGTCTCGGCGCCGGTGAGCACGATTCCGGAGCCCTGCATCGCGGGCAGCCGCTCGGTGGCGGCGCAGAACTTGTTGTTCCCGGTGATCCGGTTGGACCGGATGGTCATGGCGCCGGCCTTCGGCGTGCCCTCGTCGCCCACGACGTTCACGCCGCTGCAGTTGGCCGTGAAC harbors:
- a CDS encoding methyltransferase; the encoded protein is MTTVSTTPTTTPVQPVPTPQPAMRLREIVFGAARSAAVRAAARLGVADALGDQPATAAELAAVVKTEPVPLQRLLRALSCYGIFTEHADGTFAHTDMSRLLREDDPNSLRAISLWCTEPWTWEVWPRLDDAVRTGGNVFEDVFGKEFFDYLHQDAHESAQVFNQAMTTSSVQSALDVAALLDLTGVSAVADIGGGQGHVLASLLEKHPSVSGTLMDLPGVVARADERLRDGGSLAGRASIVAGDCREGIPVAADLYIIKNILEWDDDSTRRALRSVVAAARPGARVVVIENLVDDTPSMRFTTAMDLLLLLNVGGAKHTRQSLVERLSDAGLLIGEIRPVNPYLHAFECVVPD
- a CDS encoding TcmI family type II polyketide cyclase; the protein is MHHALIVARMAPESAPDIAELFAASDSSELPHLVGVTRRKLFQFGDVYLHLIESERPPGPEIAKVTEHPAFKDISDRLTAFVSPYDPQTWRGPKDAMAQEFYRWESDTTA